The nucleotide sequence GGTTTCGGGGCAGTATTACATAGATGATTTATCCAAACCTCTGACAAACAATTGGTCAATTTCCACTTTTTACTTGGGACAAAAAAGCTATGGCTTAATAGCAACTGAAAATAGAAAATTCATAAAACGGATTGAAGAACTTTGAAGGAAAAATAGAATAGCGACCGCATAACATGGGTTTTGCGTCAGGCGGGGTGACGTGCAAACTTGGAACTTTGTACTTCTATTCAAGTTGAGTTCTGGTTGACAGTTTTGTGCTCCGAAACCCGCCCGAACTCAAAGCCCAAAAACGTTAGCTGTAATTACAAACGACTTTGTTATAAATATTCATAACTAATCCTGAACAGAATATTAAACAGATGATCAATAAGTATTCGGTTTTAATATACTTGGCTACTTCGGTAGTATTAATGATTATAGCATCGTTTTCCTATCCAGGCGGTTCATTGCTTGACAAAAACTCTATTGGATTTGACTGGTCAAAAAATTTTGTAAGTAATTTGTTTGCAGCAAATGCGATAAATGGTTCAGAAAACCCTGGTAGGATATGGGCAATTATTGGAATGGCATTCCATTCGGTTGGTTATGGAATGTTTTTTATCAATATGTCTAAAAAGATACATTCAAGGCCATGGGATAATATTCTAAAATTTATTGGCATTATCAACATAATCTTTATTTTCTTAATCGCAACACCCTTGCACGACTTAGGAGCAATATCAATCGTCTTTACATTATTTGGTTTGTTTACTATTACAGTGTTTATCCTAAAATCAAAACTTCATTTTCTCAAAGTTTTCTGTATTATTTGTTTAATGACTTATTACTGCTTTTTTTTCGTATTTAGTTTTGGTTATTGGATTCTGGCAGCTATAATGCAGAAAGTATATGTTATTAGTTCGATGCTGTTAGTCTTAGGCTTAGAGTATTTCACCAAATATGAAGACTACATACCAATTAAATCAGGAGAGCAAAAAATATTGAACTCCTAACATTGGGATTGAGTGTTGTAGCCTCTTGCCTTTATAACGTGAAAAATAGAATAAGAAAACAGTTATTAGGGTATAAAAATTCAATATATGCAAAAATTATTGACGCATTTAAGGCAGAAAACAGTACTAATAAAAAATATAAAACAATGCAAACTGAAAATTTATTAAAACAAGTAAACTTTATCAAAGAAATTGATAAATTAAAATATATTCAACGTAAAACTAAATTATTCAACAGCAATCGGAACGAAAATGACGCTGAGCATAGTTGGCATTTAGCCATGATGACTATTGTGTTAGCGGAGCATTCGGATAAACCCATTGATGTGCTTAAAGTGTTGAAAATGGTTTTAATCCACGACATCGTAGAAATTGATGCGGGTGATACGTTTATTTACGACACGGCAAAAAGCCATACCAACACTGAGGAAGAATTGATGGCCGCAAAACGAATTTTTGGTCTTTTACCAGCCGAACAAGCCGAAGAATTCATTACCATCTGGACGGAATTCGAAGAAGGAATTACCGATGAAGCAAAATTTGCCAGATCGATGGATCGGTTTGAACCCTTACTCCAAAACACATCGAACAATGGGGGAACCTGGGCAGAATTTGATGTACCCTATCAAAAAGTTTACGATAAGAAAAAGGCCATTAAAAATGGTTCAGCGACCCTTTGGAACTACGCAGAGAATTTGATTAATGAAAGTGTGGACAAAGGCATTTTAAAAAAATAATTGATGTACTCCGAAAAAACCCGCAATCAACAATGAAGCCCTAAAGACAAGGTACCTCCCACCCACATTCCCAATCCTTAGCCTTCTTCCCACGCCAATCCGCGGCAAAGCCGTATCTTTGTGCCTTTCTCTACGTAGCGTACTGCGTTTACCGGCTCAATATGAAGTTTGAAGATTATTCCATTGCGTTTGAAATCAAGAAAAACCTGGCCAAAATGGGCTTTAACCGCCCTACGGATATTCAGTTTAAGGCCATCCCATCCATTCTGAAAGGGGAAGACGTGCTGGCGATAGCCCAGACAGGTACCGGCAAGACGGCGGCCTTTGCCATTCCAGTCGTCAGCCAGATCCACGAACGGAAGCAGTACGCCCGCACCGAAGGCATCCGCTGCGTGGTGATGGTACCTACCCGCGAGCTGGCGTTGCAAATCACCGAAGTATTCGACCAGATAGCCCGGCATACACGCGTCAAGACGGTCTGCGTTTTTGGCGGAGTGGATCAGGAGCCGCAGATTGCGCGGCTGGACAAGGGCGTGGATATCCTCATCACCACGCCGGGCCGCATGTTCGACCTCACCAGTCAGGGCCACATCGACCTCAGCCGGGTGGAGGTACTCATTCTCGACGAAGCCGACCAGATGCTGGCGCTGGGTTTTTATAAAGACATCGAGGATTTGATCAAAAAACTCCCCCGCAAACGGCAGACGTTGTTTTTCTCGGCGACCATCGACGACAAAATAAAGAAGCTGGCCTACTCGATTGTCAGCAAACCCATCCGCATCGAGATTGCGCCTAAAGACCGGGTGTCCAAAAACATCACGCACTCGGTGGCGCACATTCCAATGGACGACAAGCGTTTTTTCCTCGAACGGATCATCAAACAAAATCCGGAAAGTAAAATTCTGGTGTTTGTGCGTACCAAGGTCCGGGCCGAGCGGGTGGCCGCCGCCCTGACGCGCATGGGACTCGAAAATCAGACCATCCACGGCGACAAGGAACAAACTGACCGCCTGAAAGTGATGCAAAATTTCAAGAGAGGTACCTTCCGCGTGATGATCGCCACGGACGTCAGCGCGCGTGGCATCGACATTCCTGAGGTAGATTTTGTGATCAATTATGACCTACCCGAAGAAACTGAAAAGTACGTGCACCGGGTGGGGCGTACCGGCCGGGGGGTACATAAGGGCCGAGCGGTTTCGTTCAGCAGCCCCGAGGAGCAACCGCTGCTGGAGGCCATCGAAGGATTTCTGGGGTATCCTATCAATGTGCTGGAAATCCCCAAAGAAGATTACGAGCAAACCATCGACCTGACTCAGGACAATATCACCTTCGATTTGAAAGGACTTTTGAAGGAAGTGGAAGAACAAGAGGAGCGGAAGAAGAAAAAAGGGAAGAAAAAGAAGTAAGCTGTTTTAGCTATTGGCCGATTGCTGATAGCTATTGGCTTTTTTTGCTCGTCTGCGGCTAGAATTGTGGCACCTAGTACACAAACCGGAATAAAAAGCTATCAGCCAATAGC is from Salmonirosea aquatica and encodes:
- a CDS encoding HD domain-containing protein; this encodes MKNRIRKQLLGYKNSIYAKIIDAFKAENSTNKKYKTMQTENLLKQVNFIKEIDKLKYIQRKTKLFNSNRNENDAEHSWHLAMMTIVLAEHSDKPIDVLKVLKMVLIHDIVEIDAGDTFIYDTAKSHTNTEEELMAAKRIFGLLPAEQAEEFITIWTEFEEGITDEAKFARSMDRFEPLLQNTSNNGGTWAEFDVPYQKVYDKKKAIKNGSATLWNYAENLINESVDKGILKK
- a CDS encoding DEAD/DEAH box helicase is translated as MKFEDYSIAFEIKKNLAKMGFNRPTDIQFKAIPSILKGEDVLAIAQTGTGKTAAFAIPVVSQIHERKQYARTEGIRCVVMVPTRELALQITEVFDQIARHTRVKTVCVFGGVDQEPQIARLDKGVDILITTPGRMFDLTSQGHIDLSRVEVLILDEADQMLALGFYKDIEDLIKKLPRKRQTLFFSATIDDKIKKLAYSIVSKPIRIEIAPKDRVSKNITHSVAHIPMDDKRFFLERIIKQNPESKILVFVRTKVRAERVAAALTRMGLENQTIHGDKEQTDRLKVMQNFKRGTFRVMIATDVSARGIDIPEVDFVINYDLPEETEKYVHRVGRTGRGVHKGRAVSFSSPEEQPLLEAIEGFLGYPINVLEIPKEDYEQTIDLTQDNITFDLKGLLKEVEEQEERKKKKGKKKK